The marine bacterium B5-7 genome includes the window ATCTAAGCGAAATACCTGTAAAGCTGCCCACTTACGTAACAAATACGAAATACCAATATGCTGCACCAATTCAGGGGGCAGCACCTTGTGTTCATCAACCCATTCTACCCATTTAACCAGGGTATCTTGGAGTTCTGTTAATGCTTCCGGGTTCTCATCAGGTACAGAATCATTATCATCCATTGGGCTCATCCTCTATTTGTCCGATCGATTATACGTGAAACCGCAGAAAAAAACTGCATGGCGCTTAAAGTATGGACAATAACACCCCATTTATCAGGGTTGTCAGAAACGTGTCTGTACCCTAAAGTGTTCTTCGAATTCTCATGGAGTGAACAAATGGGTAGCACACAAAAGCCTGATGAAAACGAAGTATTAGCCAAGATTCGTGCTTTCCTACAGGACTATTCGTTGGGCACAAAACCTTGTTCATTACTTCGTGACTACCATGCTAGGCGTCTCATTATACAAGACACCGGCATTATCGTGCGTCACTATGTCGAACGAGGTGACCTGCAAAAAACGAAAGAATGGCTGGCACTCCTTGACCGTTTAGCAGCACAGGTACCCACGCCAGAGAACATAAGAACGCTGCTAAATTTCAACACGCAGCGCACAACAACTAAATCCAGCATAAACCCTGATTTACCAGACATACAACAAGTAATATATTCCTTACTACTTAATTACTTTTCAACAGTAAGCACACTCGGCAGTATGTTTCATCTGGCTATTCTACCACTCTCTCCTATCTACCCTGATGACAAAATCCGCTCAGCATTACCCCCCGCGACACTCAGAGCTCTCTTTTTTCCCCGGCTTCTCGCCCAAGGACAATATGCCTTCAGGGAAACGAAAGGCCTGCTCTCTTATTCTGTCAATAAAAACCGCGTTCCTCCCGAACTCGCTTTGGAGATGTTACGCCATTTTTCCAACCCCCTACTTACCGCAAAAGGCATTCTAAATCACACAATAGAAGGTATACCCACAGTCTTAACCAAAGACATGAAAATAAGAGACTCGCAATTGTTTGATGAAAAATGTGAAATATACTTCCCATCACAAGAACAGTTCAACAAATGGTGGGAACCTCTCACTATCGCCTTGTTAAAGCGCGTCGCTGAAAATGAAACAACCGCACACCAATTGTTTCAGAATGATGATACAACTACCTTCCATCATAGTCCGGAAGCTTATTTCCCCTACATCAGTCGCCTCCCTGAGTTGTTTTCTGTGATTCCTTCACTACCACCCAGTCTCTGCTGCGACATTTTGCGGCATACTGACATTCCAGCATTATTGGCAGCTGATACACCATCTGATCAACAAGATGCGCAAATCGAACACGTTGCAACATTACTCACACTTACCTTTACACATATGTTTCCAGATAATCATGGTTGCCTGTTAGTCGTCAATGCTTACGTGGCAATGCAATCACAGGCTTTTGATACGCCGCCCGTAGTGAAGGAACGTTTGGATAGCGAACGTGAAAAAAGCCCAGAAGATTGTGCGCGTGCACTAATGCACGATTGGGATTTAACTGACGCACAACGCACTGCATTAAAAAGAATTTTGATGGTGACACATGGTGATGATTCTTTGGAAGTACGCAATATTCTCCTCAACAGGCTTCACATACCGCAAGTTCAAGATTCTGCGCCACCACCATTTCTAACAACAACGACCGTCACGCCGACAGCCCCTCCCTGGACAGCATCAGCCTTCAGGCCAAGAGCGCAACCAGCTCCTCCAGCGTATACACCACCAACACAAGAACAAGTCGCAGCACAACAGCGCCTTGCCGCACAAGCAGAACAAGAAGTACAAGCAGCAATGGCACGTGCTGCAGCAGCGGCTGCAGCCGCTGCATCAATGAGCGCAGCCATTAATCCACATGCCCCTAGCGCACCCCCATTGCCTGTCGGTGCTGGCGTTGGATCGATTAATAGGGATGATGAGGTGCCACCGACGTATGATTCTTTGAGCATTAGTTAACGAACTATATAAATAGAACATTCCGCCGACGCTGTCGGCTTAGATCCCAGACATTTTCCTCCGGAAAATTCTGGGATGACAAGCGACAGCGCCGGATGACAGTACTGGTCTAAAATGACAATTCACCCGACCCACGCATACCTTTCCAAGGCCGCAGGATGGCATTGCACACACGGGTCTTTACAGGTTTCAGCATCGACTTTTTCCACGCAGGATTTCCGGATCCAATGCTGCATCAGCTCACGTGCTTGTTCTTCATCAATCGAAAAATGCACCATCACATCATGCAAACTGACTTGCTGATTTAATTGTAAATACAATTTAAGCTGACGCAGCATGACGCATCCCCAATAACACCGCAAAAAATGCTAAGGCAATCCCAGTAATCCACATCAGCGATTGCATCGGATGACGCGCCCACGTTGCCGCCTGATAGAAAATCACCGCCGTACTGTAGGCCAAACCCGTTGTCCAACACAGAGAAAATGTCATCCAGCCGCGATTTAATTCTCTCAGCGTTGCTGCTGTTGCAGAAACACATGGCATATACAATAAAATAAACAACAAATAGGCAAAGGCGCCAATGCGACCATCAAAGCGCTTAAACATCTCGCCATATACGCCGTGATTCACATTCTGGATCGGCGCACTTGCTAACACCGGATTACTAAAGCTTTTTGCTAAGCCGCGTGCGTTATCAGCAATACTGCCCAAGGCGCGCTGCATTGTTTGTGTAAATCCCCACGATTGTTTAGGCTCGTGCAAATGACCTTCTTGGGTATACAAGGTATTTAAAGTCCCTACCACCACTTCCTTCGCCAGCGTACCCGTTAACAAACCCACCGTTGCCGGCCAATTGTCTTGACGAATACCCATGGGGGAAAAAACTGGCGTTAAATGTTTCCCTGCCTGTGCTAACAAAGAATCTCTTGATTGATGAAAGTGCACGCTATTTAAAAAACCTAGCAACATACACACAGGCACAATAACCTTCCCTGCACGCCATAAAAATTGTTTTAAACGCACGCCTGCATTGATCAACAAGGTCTTCATCTTAGGTAATAAGTACGGTGGCATTTCCATGATCAAAGGCGAAGATTGCCCGCGCAATAAGGTTTTCCGTAAAATGAACCCCGTTAATACGGCCATCGCAACACCAATGAGGTACAAAGCAAATACCACATTTTGCCCACCCGTCGGAAAAAATGCCCCCACAAATACGGCATAAATGGCTAAGCGTGCACCGCAAGACATAAAGGGACTCATAAGAATTGTTAAAATACGATCGCGCGGTTTATCTAAAGTCCGCGTTGCCATGATAGCAGGCACATTACACCCAAATCCCACGATCAAAGGTACAAATGACTTACCCGGCAAACCCAATGCCCGCATCGCACGGTCCATCACAAAAGCGGCGCGCGCCATATAACCCGATGCTTCCAATAGCGATAAAAATAAAAACATCGCACCGATAATCGGCACAAATGTAATCGTCGTATTTAAACCTTTACCCACGCCGGCAGTCAAAATAGCATTAATCCAGACAGGCACATGCCAGCTAGTCAATAATTGTGATAAACCGTGCACAAAAATTGCTTCTGAGCCCCAATCAAAAAAGTCTTGAAATACCCCGCCCACATTGATCGCAAAGAAAAATAAGCTGTACATCACCAAAAGAAAAACCGGGATTCCCAGAAAACGATTCAGCACCACAC containing:
- the feoB gene encoding ferrous iron transport protein B; its protein translation is MMQTTTLTLVGNPNSGKTTFFNALTGARQRVGNWPGVTVERKSGSFQDGGQTFDVTDLPGLYSLVAHSNERPLDFCVACDEVLSQQSDCVINVVDATNLERHLFLTSQLLEQQCPVVIVLNKMDLAKKQGLKLDISALQTALGCPVLPLSSHKKSDIKQFKAQLATLLPSLQRSSPWVQFDAPLAKVQRALAASLITQSSVEQHKAMRLALRHLEGDDYALRGFSCEASRDASAYALPDDTDILIASERYDVIHALMKTVLSRGHRRKQLTAAIDRVVLNRFLGIPVFLLVMYSLFFFAINVGGVFQDFFDWGSEAIFVHGLSQLLTSWHVPVWINAILTAGVGKGLNTTITFVPIIGAMFLFLSLLEASGYMARAAFVMDRAMRALGLPGKSFVPLIVGFGCNVPAIMATRTLDKPRDRILTILMSPFMSCGARLAIYAVFVGAFFPTGGQNVVFALYLIGVAMAVLTGFILRKTLLRGQSSPLIMEMPPYLLPKMKTLLINAGVRLKQFLWRAGKVIVPVCMLLGFLNSVHFHQSRDSLLAQAGKHLTPVFSPMGIRQDNWPATVGLLTGTLAKEVVVGTLNTLYTQEGHLHEPKQSWGFTQTMQRALGSIADNARGLAKSFSNPVLASAPIQNVNHGVYGEMFKRFDGRIGAFAYLLFILLYMPCVSATAATLRELNRGWMTFSLCWTTGLAYSTAVIFYQAATWARHPMQSLMWITGIALAFFAVLLGMRHAASA